The following are encoded in a window of Halosolutus halophilus genomic DNA:
- a CDS encoding thioredoxin family protein → MVLQESDSELDKGDVAPDFELPGVDGETYTLADFADDEALLVVFTCNHCPYAQAKFDILNDLAAEYEDVSVVGINPNDAEAYPEDSFETMEEYVEEGRIQYDAYLRDESQAVAEAYGAVCTPDPFLFENSAARDAADSHAAKPGDDDGEFRLVYQGRLDDALNPDDDPTRFHVREAIESVLAGEDVDLEWKPSQGCSIKWTDD, encoded by the coding sequence ATGGTCCTACAAGAGTCCGATTCGGAACTGGACAAGGGTGACGTCGCACCGGACTTCGAATTACCGGGCGTCGACGGGGAGACGTACACGCTCGCGGACTTCGCCGACGACGAGGCGTTGCTGGTCGTCTTCACCTGTAATCACTGCCCGTACGCCCAGGCCAAGTTCGACATCCTCAACGACCTCGCGGCCGAGTACGAGGACGTGTCGGTCGTCGGAATCAACCCCAACGACGCCGAGGCGTACCCCGAGGACTCCTTCGAGACGATGGAGGAGTACGTCGAGGAGGGACGGATCCAGTACGACGCCTACCTGCGGGACGAGAGCCAGGCGGTCGCCGAGGCCTACGGCGCGGTCTGTACGCCCGACCCGTTCCTCTTCGAGAATAGCGCGGCGCGTGACGCAGCGGACAGTCACGCTGCGAAGCCGGGCGACGACGACGGCGAGTTCCGGCTGGTCTACCAGGGCCGCCTCGACGACGCTCTGAACCCCGACGACGATCCGACCCGGTTCCACGTCCGAGAAGCGATCGAGTCCGTACTGGCGGGCGAAGACGTCGATCTGGAGTGGAAGCCGTCCCAGGGCTGTTCGATCAAGTGGACCGACGACTGA
- a CDS encoding Lrp/AsnC family transcriptional regulator, giving the protein MSEREVLELLRENARYSAADIARMTGLEEQEVEAVVEELEGAGVVRGYQAVVDWDKLEDERVRAEVELNVRLDRETGYGDIAERLARFPQVKALRLVSGDYDFDMEVEGDSIREVSQFISEKVAPVPEITQTVTHYVMTSYKENGIELGDGEDDDRLSFSP; this is encoded by the coding sequence ATGAGCGAACGCGAGGTGCTCGAGTTGCTTCGTGAGAACGCGCGGTATTCGGCGGCGGATATCGCACGAATGACCGGCCTCGAGGAACAGGAGGTCGAGGCAGTCGTCGAGGAACTCGAGGGGGCAGGCGTCGTTCGTGGCTACCAGGCCGTCGTCGACTGGGACAAACTGGAAGACGAACGCGTCCGCGCCGAAGTCGAGTTGAACGTCCGCCTCGATCGCGAGACGGGCTACGGTGACATCGCAGAGCGCCTCGCACGGTTCCCGCAGGTCAAAGCGTTGCGGCTGGTCAGTGGCGACTACGACTTCGACATGGAAGTCGAGGGCGACTCGATCCGGGAAGTCTCACAGTTTATCAGCGAAAAAGTCGCCCCCGTCCCCGAGATCACCCAGACGGTCACTCACTACGTGATGACCTCCTACAAGGAGAACGGGATCGAACTCGGCGACGGAGAGGACGACGATCGACTCTCGTTCTCGCCATGA
- a CDS encoding pyridoxal phosphate-dependent aminotransferase, whose translation MTIEPSDRVKAVPPSGIRRFFEIAEERDEVISLGVGEPDFSTPWAARDAAITSLEQGKTSYTANRGKRELRESIADYVADRFDLGYDPAEEIIVTAGASEAVDLAFRAFVDPGDTVAIAQPSYISYEPGVIFAGGEVLPVPTRKEDEFRLTVEELDAAGAADADVLVVCYPNNPTGAIMREEDLEPIADFAREHDLTVFSDEIYAELTYDGDHTSIATVDGMRERTIVFNGFSKAHAMTGLRLGYALGPADAIGAMNKIHQYAMLSAPTTAQYAALEALDSCENDVREMVDQYDRRRQFVLSRFREIGMDVFEAKGAFYCFPEVPEGFTAEEFAEDVLREQGVAVVPGDVFGVGGEGHLRISYATGLEDLREALTRIEAFVAEHA comes from the coding sequence ATGACGATCGAACCGTCAGATCGCGTGAAGGCGGTCCCGCCGTCGGGCATCCGGCGGTTTTTCGAGATCGCCGAGGAGCGCGACGAGGTCATCTCGCTGGGCGTCGGCGAACCCGACTTCTCGACTCCGTGGGCCGCACGGGACGCGGCGATCACCTCGCTGGAACAGGGCAAGACCTCCTACACCGCGAACCGCGGGAAACGCGAACTCCGGGAGTCGATCGCGGACTACGTCGCCGATCGGTTCGACCTCGGCTACGACCCGGCCGAGGAGATCATCGTGACCGCCGGCGCGAGCGAGGCGGTCGACCTCGCATTCCGGGCGTTCGTCGATCCCGGCGACACGGTCGCGATCGCACAGCCGTCGTACATCTCCTACGAACCCGGCGTGATCTTCGCCGGCGGCGAGGTGCTGCCGGTCCCCACGAGAAAGGAGGACGAGTTCCGACTCACCGTCGAGGAACTCGACGCGGCGGGTGCGGCCGACGCCGACGTGCTCGTCGTCTGTTACCCCAACAACCCGACGGGTGCGATCATGCGCGAGGAAGACCTCGAACCGATCGCCGACTTCGCCCGCGAGCACGACCTCACGGTCTTCTCGGACGAGATCTACGCCGAGTTGACCTACGACGGGGATCACACGTCGATCGCGACCGTCGACGGCATGCGCGAGCGGACGATCGTCTTCAACGGGTTCTCGAAGGCCCACGCGATGACCGGGCTTCGGCTGGGATACGCGCTCGGGCCCGCCGACGCGATCGGCGCGATGAACAAGATCCACCAGTACGCGATGCTGTCGGCCCCGACGACGGCCCAGTACGCGGCCCTCGAGGCACTGGATTCTTGCGAGAACGACGTTCGCGAGATGGTCGACCAGTACGATCGCCGTCGCCAGTTCGTTCTCTCGCGGTTCCGCGAGATCGGGATGGACGTCTTCGAGGCGAAGGGAGCGTTCTACTGTTTCCCCGAGGTGCCCGAGGGCTTCACCGCGGAGGAATTCGCGGAAGATGTCCTCCGCGAGCAGGGGGTCGCCGTCGTCCCGGGTGACGTCTTCGGCGTCGGTGGCGAGGGACACCTCCGGATCTCCTACGCGACGGGTCTCGAGGACCTCCGCGAGGCGCTGACCCGGATCGAAGCCTTCGTCGCGGAACACGCCTGA